One Apteryx mantelli isolate bAptMan1 chromosome 2, bAptMan1.hap1, whole genome shotgun sequence genomic window, CTAAGAGATGCTGGACAATAAGGCTGTTGGTCAGTTGAATACTGCTTATGTCGAAACTTAGATGGAATCCATGTACCCTGATGTTCTATTTTCACTGATTAAATAGCACAACAGACTTTTGAATTTAACTCTTTCTTTTTGTAATAGAATGTAATTGTTTCCTGCTACTTTTTGATACTGTTTTTTTGATTTAAAGACATTCAATCTGGTGTTCAAGATTCTCCAAAAGTTTATAAGGCAAAATGCATTGTAAAACCTGTACTTTGTCAGAACGTTGAGTTTTTGAGGAGATTAACACAGTGGATATACCTTCCTGCAAACAGTGTTGTAAAGAGTGATGCATATCTGAGATTGAGATATCAAGGAGGTTATGCAATTATAGCTCTAGTAAAGGCAATGTGCTACCCAGGTGTCATATATGTTGTGTACTATAATGAATCATTTGTCAAGACTGAGAGATTTACACTGGCAAAAACCCAATTCTTTGGCTTTTATAATACTGCACTAACTCATATAATAATTTTCATCACACATTATTAAAATTACTTATAAATATTGGTAAATACTATTATTCACTTGTTGCAGGTGAGATCTGTGATACAAAGTGATAATTATTTTCCTAGGGTCTCATAGGCAGCTATGCaacattgaggggaaaaaaatcaggtctACTTTTGGTATAACTGGTTTTAGTGCTACTGAGATAAAAATAGTACTTTAGGTTCTGCCATGAAACTTCTAATTTCTGAGCATTATCTCACTACATTATCTCAGTATAATTTAGAGCATCTCTAATGATTGCTCTGAGTTATGTCAGCATTCAGgggttgttttatttctttatttcaataGAAAACCTTGTATTTTAGTCATGTGAACTCTTAACTCTGTCTAGCTTTCAGGCAGGCTTCGTTCATATTCTTGAAAAAACAATGCTTCTGAAGGAGGATAGGGTAGGGTGTTTGTGCTTCTCACTTTCCATAAAAATAGTCTTATGCTCTAGGAGactcctttttgtttgtttggctaaTATAGTATCAAGTATCAGTCTTAACTCCCTTTATCTTACAATAAATAGAAACTCAGTAGAGGAAAAACTGAGGAGATATTGCTTAGTTCAGTCCAGTTACAGTGAGAAAGATgtgttctgtggttttttttgttttgttttgtttgtttttaagtctgAAGGAGCCAGATTCTAGGGTTTCTGCAGTGTGCCTGGGAACTAGTCACAGTTCAATGCAGTATTAAAAAGTATAACTAGCAAATTTTGTCTTTAATATAGATCATTTTAGACTGCAGTCTTGCAAAACATTCAATTAGTACAGCTGAGAAGGCAGCAAACTGTTGTACAGTGGAGGGAGTATGGCATGGTAGaaacttttaaaatcaattttgatGCTAAATAAAATGTTCAGTTGAACTGCAGTCCCAAGATAACAAGAGATGATTTTGAGAAGAAATAACTAAATACTCTTAAGTATTTATTTTCCAAGATATTGGTCACCACAGTCCCTGCAAATTTACATGTACGCTTTGTCTGTTTTAATCTTCAAGTCTGTTTTGTGAACTTAGTATAGTAGTGATATATTTGAGAAGAAGCAGAGGCTAATGAGAAGGATAGTTTATTAATTTCTCTTGTACACCATACAAGTGAagttaataatttttttattactaCAGTATTGCTGTGTCAGTACTCTCCCTCTGTTAACAATTGACACTTAGCATAGCTTCATTCAGTGGGGAAAACCATCTTGTTTGTAATCTGAACTGTAGCTGTTTAAACATGGAGAAATTGATTGCAGTAGAAGGAATTCCCTTGTTTCTTAACTGACctattttttcagctttgttttattCCTATTAGCACTGTAAAATGTTTCCCTTCTAATATCTCTCATTGTTTTGGGGATGACAATACAAATATAAAGGAACAAAATCAAGATAAAAAGgtgaaacattgttttttatatttttccaaaatTATCCACGGGCTCTTGGGTTCTGTAGGTTGCTGTGTTTGAATGTGTTCCTTAGTTTTGCTTACCTAAATTATAGCTGATGTTCAGCAGTGAAGACAACATGTTAGACTTCTGGGGTCATGTGCATGAGATATTCTAGGTTAGACTTGATCATTCCAGTGCTTCTGCATGACAAAAGTAGTGCAGAGACTGTATTGGGATGTATTTGAGTGTTACAGTGTGTCATGCTTACATTATAACATTTTGATTTGACAGCAATGAACGAGAATCTAATGAGGGAATGAGGTGAAAACCTGACCACCTCGAAGCTGGAATCTATAAGATTATCCTGTAAATGTGTTAAAATACAATCAATAACATTTTTGAGTAAAATACCTTAATGTTTGCTAGCCATATGGAAATGATGACTCTAAAGGCTTTTAATGTAGCAGAACAAAACTGCAAGAGTACAGTATGGAAGCAGCAATATTCTACAGCAAACCTCTAGcatctgtgtttttctttgtaCATCAGAATATACAAGAAGGCTTCTTCTCTCCAGCACTAGTGTATGAGAGAACTTTCATTTGCCTAGCACTGTTCCCACAGTTCAGCAATTCAAAATACATGTCTTCTAAGACTCCATATAAAGATAACATGTTCTATAATTTTTCGAAtattgaaggttttttttaattgtcaagTGCTAACATCTCATtggttaatttttcttttcaccaCTGAATACTTTTCAGTCTTGagaaagtggaaggaaaaaaggaaagatggaACTTCATCTCTGCGTGAAGTTCTGTAAAtttaataataaacaaaaaatgagagaaagaggaaaaatattattgCATTTATCTATTTAAGAATTCATTTTATTAGATGAACTAATTACTTCTGAGTTCTCAAAGATAATTTGTTCATTTATAGTTTGATTGTGCTTAATCAGGACTTGGATATGTTAAAATAAGAACACTTACCAGTTGCCTGTTGGTTTATTATTAGCAAACAATATAACATAATGCCATTACTTTTATTTATAGAACGTAACTTTGGAAACTCACTCACCTGAGGGAGAAAATCTTCTATGGACTCAAAAAGAAGTAGATGTTAAaggtaaatattttcttctcttttgaaagaaggaaaataggaAATGTCTGATCGTAGCTAGTGCCATCATGCTGGAATGTATTACCAGAGATGTTGGAAGATGCTTCCCAAATTCACTATTTTAAGTGTATTgagaagcatttttctctgaaaccCTGGGACGTTCTTACATCAGTGAATGTATTTTTAACTGAATTGAGTATGTATAGAAGATACAGGTAAACACAGGCAATTTACTGCTATCAAGGATGTTGATCTtgcccagcagcatcctgggcatTTATATCTGTAACAGTCCTTGCAAGTAGATGGACAATATTTAGATGAGCTGTTATAAAAAGTTAGAGAAGAACCATAATTAATTGAGCTGGTATGTATTCTGATAAGAGCAAATTTGTCATTGTTTTGGGTACGTATTCTCATCATGGAAATAAGTTACAAGATATGAAGTAATATAAATTAAACACTCATTTTTAGGTAATTGAGTAACAACAGAAATATTGTAGATTTTATTAGTGGTTTTAGTCTTCAGACTAAGGATAAACATAAGCCTGAACATGTTTTATAGTAATGGTGCTTTAACTGTTTCAAAGCTCCATTACATTAACAGGAGAGTATGCAGTGAGTTTAATATGAAAGATAATCAAGGCTATAGTATATTATGCATTTATATCCAAAACACTATACTCCAAAAAGATCGTACTATTAAATATAGAACATAGTTTTAAAGTAAAATGTGTTACTCGGTTTCTCTGTCCTAGATTAAGAACTATGTGTTTTCATTAAAtaactttttgcttttgttacattCCCCATTTTTTCAAATGCAGAAAGACTTCCATTAATAACTCAAATGAATAAAATGCAACAAGCATCAACACTTTCACTGGCAGAAGCTGGTGTGAACACTGGTAAGTGGAAAGCTAATAGTTTAGGGTTCTGGTAAGAAAACTTATAAATTTCCTAATGATGTTGACACTTTGCCCTCAGTGAAGTGTTTttcgttttgtttgtttgtttttaataacttttaGTAAAGCTTGACCAACTTCAAAAAATCCCAAGGACCTTTGAGTTTGTGCTATTTCCTCATCTGTCTGTACAAAATGGCTCATAAGGATGATATAATAAAGGATGAGATAGAGCAAAATCTAAAATCTTCATGTGGGGAAGAAACTACATATGTTGTTAGAACAACCTAATTACTTGAATAAAATCTGTCACATGTGCTTTCCAAAATGGGTCAAAATGTCCTGTCCAGATTGGTATATACATTGTCTTCATTGCTGAATGAAACTGTTTGGAATGTTTACCTACCCAACAGCAGTTCAGAGATGTAGAGTCCAGAAAGTCACTCAAATATTGTTGGCTACACAAAAGAGATCTCAAAAGACCTCACTTGAGACATGAGAGGGCATGGGGTAATGATTGCTTGTGCTGGGAAGCTGTGAATACCTTCACTCTTCCTTAGCTGCAACTCTGTAATTACAACCATGCTGTTCAGGGCATGATACGGGTAAAATAGGCCATAATTATTTTTTGGACCCCAGCATTGGCTGCACACAGTCATCCCACTTTACTTATGCTGATTGGTAAATAAAAATCACATGTTTCAGTctgttcttctctcttttttcaccAAGGTCTCACAGGATGTTCCTGCAGAAAGAAATGCTATAATAGCTGATTCTTAGTTACAGAAAGTACATTTGCTCTCTTTAGAAAGTAATCGATGTCCATTTCTAGAAGAAACCCATTAGAAACCGTCTAGAAGTTTTGTTTATTGAATGTCTTTCTGAATAGCTTTTGTCTTTGTCTAGGGAAGAAAACAATTGAGCTTTTGCACAGTATGCTTGCTAAGCTGTCACCAGGTGTAGAAGATCTGCAAGACATAGAAGCTTTTGAAGACAGTGAAATAGACAGCATTACTGGTAAATACAGAATAATGTAGAGATCTGTATTCTATTACTTAGGTACTTGTTTATTTTACTGTAACGTCTCATATGCACTTATTTGAGAAGTGTTACTGCTCTAGTCAAGTCTAAAGACAAGAAAGCAGATTAGTGAGAATTCCTGGAGACATCATGAAAAGCAGAATTAAAGAAGAATTAAGAATTAATTAAGAACTTAAATACAGATAGTCTGTCATCTATATAGCAAATAATTTAAACTCTTTTAGCCTATCAAATTAAACAAGATGGGAATACTGGCAGAATGTACGGCGTGTAAATCACCATAAAGTTTAAGGAGAGAATATATAGGGAACTGTAGAGCTATCTGGAAGAACAGGAAGAATATCTATCCACAACTGCAAAAAGTTGAGTATGGGCTAATATATCCTGCCAAGAAGCTCAGTACCACTGTTGCTAGGCTTCTTCAATACCTGGCTAGTTTAAAACTAGCTCAGATACCTCTTCAGCTTAGTAACCAGTGTAGACGTTCTAcataaaagttgtttttttttttttttttaataagatgtaGATTTATATATCACACAAACAAAAGCAATACTGAGAACTTTACATTTGGTGTAAAAGAGAACTGGGAGCTGGTGGAAGAATTCAGATGGGACAGTGTCGAGGCAAGGGTGTTACATGAACAAAGCAAAAGGTTGTATTTTATAAGGACTGAAAGGAGGCAGCTTCTACATTTGGATGAACAGGAGAGGATGTTGAGTGGAGGTTAGGCTTTGGAGATGAAAGGTAAAatggaaaaatgctgaaaaaagaaaacaacaggatcccaagggttttgtttgtttgcttgttgtttTTAACACTGTGAGAGAAAACTTAAAAATCATCCTGAGGTTATGGGCCTGAGTATCAGGAAAGCTAGTAGTGAAAAGTAGAGATGCAGagagtttttggaaaaaaaggtaTTAGCTGTTTTTCACAAGTTTAGTTTAAGCTAATAAAACCTTGAAATGAGAGAAGGACAGATGGAGAGTTTTACAAGAGGAGCAGTTAATGGTGCTGAGCTTGATTTGTTAGTCATCAGCATGgaaatgaaaactgaagatgTATCAGCTGATGAAATTGCTTAGAGACAGAACTTAATGGAAGATGAGCCAAAGACTTAGGGCACAGCCCTGGGGAGAGAATGGGAAAATGAGAGAGTGGGGAGAGAGTAAAAAGACTCATTAAAAAATGAGCTAAAAGAACAATCTTTAAAAGAACCGTCTGGAAAGTTCTGGAGTAGGAAAAGGGCTCTTCAAAGTGTAATAGGTGTAAAATgccaggaaggcaagaatgacgaGTGTAatcaaaaacaggaagaaagcgAAAGAAAAGATGGGAGATGAAAAGCAGTGACGTTATTTATGTCAGGCAGCAAGAATGGGCTGCCCCGCAAAGGAAAGCCAGTTGGGAGATGAGggtgacagcaaggcaggcaggggcagtATCCTCACTGACAAGGGCCCAATCCCGCAGATgctgagcaaggcaagcaggggGGGTCTGATGATAATCACAGTCAGCTAACATTCCAGATCACAAGACAAGTCCAAAACAATGAGACAGGGCTGGAAATCAAGTCAGAAAGTAAAGTCAGCACCTTGGGGTTGAAATCAGGTCTAGTGACAGCAATCAGGGTGAACCAGCAGTTCAGTGATTGCCAGGCAAATTCCTAATGACAAGGCAAGTCCAAAGTCAAGCCAGGAGATCAAGTCATCAGGTCAGGATTAGTGATGTTCATGGTCAGACAGAGGCACACCTGCAACGTAGCTCAGCCAAAGATGCAAGGGCTTGAAAGCTCGTACAACTCCCAAGCTAAGCAGGGAGACCCCCAAAGAGGCTTCTTGCAGCACTTTCTCGCACAAGTCTTCTTACAGCAGTCTTGTGCCCAGGTTACCCAGCtgcactgcatcagagctgtCCTTGAGCACAGGTGGCTGAACCCAGAAGAGGGGGACCCAGGGCCCGGATGATTCATGCCATTTAATGACTAGACTAAaaatgatggtctgcactgcagTTAATGAGAATTTTGCAGTTGGTTTAATTAGGATCAGGAACTCATCCCCAGTCCTACATCTGGCCATAATTCCTCCTTGCTATTGAAACACATAAGATGGGA contains:
- the LOC106489964 gene encoding uncharacterized protein isoform X2, which translates into the protein MQYSSEHADEKPTSLLSDKTQQMSTATRANRKSESNVTLETHSPEGENLLWTQKEVDVKERLPLITQMNKMQQASTLSLAEAGVNTGKKTIELLHSMLAKLSPGVEDLQDIEAFEDSEIDSITEDRLNKLPKLLGSLESNLKDLQEALALTDDQTSNVSEKQLYDIPQTR